The region aaaataaaaaaaataggaaaaagaCCATGATGCtgtttttctgtttattttatctttttaCAGTATGTACAATGGAGCTTAACAGTAAACTAAAATACTCTTACAGATataaaagtttataatttattataaacatGTACAAAAAGTGAAATTCAGCGCAGCTCGGAAAATAGATTCTGGTTCTTTGTGGATGATTGCTCTCAAGTCATTGTTGGGTAGATAGGCATAAAAGCCTTTGAACTCTGAAACCTGTTGCTTCCCGATCAGTGTAAACGTTTTTTCgttattaattttgaattggGGTTTTTCCCATAGCcaattgtttaaattgtggTGAAGGAGTGCGATCAATAAATTCAATGCTGTCACTCTTTGACTGGGCGGCTGCAGATGATGTGGTCGTGCAGTCGGCACCCTGCACGACGCTTACGGCGGATTTCTCCTGAATGGGCGCCAGGCTGTTTACGATGGAGTTGGCCATGGCCAGTTCAAGTTCACGCTGCCAATCATTTTCTTTCTGTTCCATGGCCTTGCGCTTTAACTCCTTGTAGCGGTTGTAAACTATAAATTCTTTGACCAGCGAGGTTTCGGGATCGCTGTCGCGTTGTGCTGACCGCTGTTTGGCCAGACGTTTCTTCTTTTTATGCAGAGGCCTCGTCTCGACAATCATTTCCTCCAGCTCCAAGCAGGGATCACAGTTGAGGTGGTCTTCAGGGGGTTTATAGATAGGCTTTATCTTCTTCTCGAGCACCTTCTGGAAGTCAATGTTACGCAGCAACGGCGTCTGGTGAAGCTCCTGTTTTGTGCTTATTCTAGCACCAGGATAAGTGGAGAGCAGCTACAAGTACACAAAATTAAGCATTTACTCTTAGCCAATCATCTGCAACCCACCTTCTGCAGTAGATCGACAAAGTTGCTGCTCCAGTAACGGGGATAGTGCACAGGGGTGTTTAATACATTCTTGATCTCCGCCAGGGGCGTGTTTGAGTGCACCACAAAAGGTCGAATGTTTCCCCGCATCTCATAGGCCACGACGCCAAGTGACCACCAGTCCACCGGATAGCTATATCCGGCTGAAATGAAGTTGAAATAATTATGATGCCGTCAATGAGAAGCACCGGACTCGCGTTCTGGACACGACCTTAAATTAATTGGTCAGACTCGTTTATCTACTCACCCACTTCGTCCAGGGCGCACAGAAACACCTCAGGTGCCATATACGGTTTTGTCCCCGACATGCTGCAGGCTAATGCATCCTTTTGCAACTTCGTTGCAATATTAAAATCAGTCAAATGAGCATGTCCTGAAAAAGTTAACACGTGTAAGG is a window of Drosophila biarmipes strain raj3 chromosome 3R, RU_DBia_V1.1, whole genome shotgun sequence DNA encoding:
- the LOC108024959 gene encoding serine/threonine-protein kinase 32A isoform X2 translates to MGANTSSRSDASLLADDDVNFDHFQILRAIGKGSFGKVCIVQKRDSGSLYAMKYVSRSACELRGALGGVIKEVELLSSLEHPFLVNLWFSFQDEEDLFMVCDLLTGGDLRYHLQNRVEFSEQSVALLVCELGSALEYLQTQRVVHRDIKPDNILLDDAGHAHLTDFNIATKLQKDALACSMSGTKPYMAPEVFLCALDEVAGYSYPVDWWSLGVVAYEMRGNIRPFVVHSNTPLAEIKNVLNTPVHYPRYWSSNFVDLLQKLLSTYPGARISTKQELHQTPLLRNIDFQKVLEKKIKPIYKPPEDHLNCDPCLELEEMIVETRPLHKKKKRLAKQRSAQRDSDPETSLVKEFIVYNRYKELKRKAMEQKENDWQRELELAMANSIVNSLAPIQEKSAVSVVQGADCTTTSSAAAQSKSDSIEFIDRTPSPQFKQLAMGKTPIQN